tCTCTAAATTACATTGtctgtaaacaactataagactcgagctttgtttacataacaaccaattcttacctctgtatctcgcttgtaacttgactttaacattcaatattttggtcaatcatttaaaatgcaccagtaaaccattttatacataaaaaataaaaataaaatttttgatcttaaatcgtgtccaagtccctttaactaAATCGTTAATGTTTCTTTATTCCCTGCCATATcatagagcatgtgggtgacggagttaggttcataagttatgatagcacgtgtgataaacgtcgtattcagaggacttatttgaataaaaataaaaatatttttgttaataattttataaattatattgtttcagattatatttagtgattgcaaatgataaaaaccacaaaaaataatttacagagaaacgcgggaggttttctgcttatggtgacggagtttgggtactcggggataaTAGTTTACAACGTTTTGAGCGTCTCGTTGTGGATTGATGTCTACATCTTTATCCAAGGCAAGctattctgaaaatttaaagattaatcTCTTAACTTTTACCTCTACAGGGGTTCGGCCCCCCtctttctagatccgcgcattaTGAAAACGAAAGGAGCCAGTTTTGTTTAGTTGACCTTGACTTACATGAAAACTGAAAGTAACAGTGGAGAGGTGAACAGCTAATGTATAAATTGTCACGTAATCGCGTTGAACTATAGAAAGACGCAACGACTGACTGAAAGTAAGTATGATAACGCATTTTAAGGGCTAATTTGAGCTTGAAATTGTTATAAAAGTGTCAATGCTCAAAACACTGACTGAAACAGTACTGCAGTAGACATGCATATTATGTAATAACTCATTGTTGTATCTTGTGTTATTTCACGGCTCTTATGGCATAACATTCTGTTATTCGTTGCTGTCTAAAGGTTAACAGGTGAAGATTTGATGAACGAAAGAAGCAAGTCTACACGTAAGGATTcatgcttaaaaaaaaaccaacttagccttattctcttttgagaagtggacaggcatagctcctacatgtatatccacatggatgtaggctatgcttGTCCatttctcaaaagagaatacttAAGCCTGTGTGTCTGGTGTGTTCGTGTGTCTGGTCTTAATTTCTCTAAGTAAATATAATGCCAATTGccaaattgttttaaacatgaatTATGCTTACATGACTATCGTGTAAAAAGCAGTTATAATGccaaattgtttaaaaagtacatgATAATCGTGTAAAAAGCCATTAGAAAGTCCGTACACGACGGTCGTGTAATAGATGATGAGAAAGTGAAAGATTGTTGTGTGTACCGTTTTAAAGTGTCATATTTcccaatgaaatataaataaagtatagttacaaatatattacagtatgagtatttttaaagtttgagCGTATCAAGATTTAATTACCTAGGGACTCTCAGAAaatgtttatttgataaaaataataaaattgaatctTTATGAAAGAATCCAGATTAACAGATCATTTCCATTGATAATTAATCAgagaataaaattttcatttataggTTCCTAATACCTTTAAAGCCACAAAGTAATGGGAAAATAATtcaggaaaaataaaaacatcataaTTGATCTGCATGTAGCGCATCTTTGGCTAACAGTCTATTAAAActcatttacatatatttacattctactgtgtttttccattaaattccgtgatgtttaaatgcctctaaatgcaacaagtagtcaaaggtcaaattgacgagttttattatgacgtcacaaacgttgaacgctgtaaactgcaacgtcacaagcgaaaatcaaagttcacgcttgtggctgttactgtggctcttccattaatattaacttacccttaggataagataggaattttaaggtatgaatcacatttgcagacaaggcaagaagttaaaaaaaatgtaaatataagcattaaatcatgattttttgaagtatacactctcataactgcagcggtgtgtgcatacaaattttcataacgcgcgttactcaatttgtatgcacacaccgctgcagttatgagagtgtatacttcaaaaaatcatgattcaatgctataataactGCCGGTAGATcttgactttttattttaaacttgttgATTTAACGTACAATGGCTTAAGTCAGCTGAAAAGCAGAGCTTagttaaggtcagacgacacgttcctcacttttatataactttttccaggaatttgttgatggtttactactattttgacaagctttcttgcaaaaaattagggtaccttaccaagCATTTCTGCAAAAGACTAGAGTATGCAAtctcctatataatcttcttgaaaatacacttgaattgctgatataaaaataaatacatatacagcacATCAAAATTCACTATCATGGAACCCTATCTCCATCTAGACACATAACCTCatccaattaaattttaatcaattttaaaataattataaaattaatattttttattggaactctttattacgaggagatacaaaaaagattctcgaggaacgtgtcgtctgaccttaagagACTGATGGTTGTGGCCATTGAAGACTGCAttaatctcctttagaagagaaactctatttttataaaaaaatatagaaaaaatataaaatatacagattTTGTCTATACCAACTAATAGTTTTAAActatacaaattttttttacccaGTTCTGAAGGTTAATTTATTGACCATCCAGCCACCTTAATACAGTTGTAAAGCTCCTAGAAAAAGACAAATATAATGTGtaatgggatgggagaaataatgacaaaaCAGACCAGGATTGGAACTTGGGCCCCCTggatctctagtcaggtgctctaccaactgagctatcttgCACCAGTATTTAACCGGTCTGACTGTCACAAATGTAAATTTACTTGAATACTTATATTTGCCAATTTCGCAATGACTTGCACCAAAAACAACTTACGGTATTACCGCTAACATTTGAATTTAGTACAATttagtcatcttatgaaaaGGCCCAAGTTTTTGGCCTATTGATTGCTTTACCTTGGTTGAGTTGGTGTGGAGCTTAATTGATACAGTGTAAGGCCTGAGAAGAAAATGGTATAGAAAGCAGAATTTGAGAAACTACAACAGTCCAGTTTCCACaagattaaaacatttttgattaTGACTTGGGAAATGCAGTAAATAAAGTGCCATGTCAGCTTTTTGTCAGTCAATTCGATGAACAACAATTATAACCAAAACTAAATTATTAAATCAGGAGTAATTTTAGatcttattttatataaactatACAGCACTGTACATACTGTTTAagtttattgtattattttcttcagtacttatatataaacttttttatatttcaaaaatcacaTGCTGTGGAGTTTGGAGAATTTCCATTTGTCTATCTtcaattttatcatataaaacaaaaatcagaaatattattTCAAGTGTCAATaaggttttatttttaccaTGTTATATCACTTTCCCCAATACAGGAGGTGAACAGGAAAACATTGATCTCACACACTTGTATtctccatgtacatgtactgttttcTTTGAAGTGAATAATACATAGTGTATAGGATTGTTTAGCAAATTGCAGATATCCAAACTATCAGGTAAGCAGATAACTTGTAGCTGATAATTTGTTCAGAACCAGTTTGGACTAGAAAGAATAATTTTACAGTGACCAGGCTGCGCTCAGTCATTTTAACAATAGAACATTCTAAGTTTGGACCTGCATGCATGAATTTTTAAGTTGCAAATCCAAATTTTATAGCCAAACAATTCTTACAAAAATTTTCACTTTGCCAATATTTATTAGCTGTTGTGCTAATGATGACATGTGCAGCTTTAAATAATTGCAGATGCAAATCCATGTAGCAATTGGGCAATTAGATGTCACCTGTTTATGATTTTTGTACATTAATGATGAAGTTACGCCATGTTCTTTATTGTGTAACTGCAAAAATGGAATTGATCTTGCTCTATTTAGGtttcttaaatttaattgaataaattgaattcagtttcatttgaatttaataaTCTAGAAAATGTTCTGTTCTGTTAGACCTGGGGAATGGAACAGTTTAAATTACAATGTATTGCCAAAATTCTATCATAATTAAGTCTTCATGAAGAAGtagtttcatatttaatttctatcaataattactacatgtaaactacatgtagattTTAAGTGGGATGTTTACAAGGATATGACTAGCAAGTACTTGATTTGGtggaaacatattttaattattatgtcAATAAACATAATGGGATTAAGCAGTAGCATATCCTTTATATTAGCCTTCAGTATTTTACTTGTAGAGCACTTGATGACATAGTCTGAGTTCCCAGTCTGACCATAGATTTTCTTATGATACTGAGTTTGCCTTGGATAATCAAATTTACAGTTAATATATTTCCATGCACTGCAGGAGTTAAAATATTGTGTTCCTGTTTATTTGAtattgtaataaatatatacttgtctggtatacatatttaaaaaaaggtcaTATAAAGGATGGtgaatttttcatcaaaaatgaaggtggtggggggggggggactacaTGGCTTTAGACTAGACCTTCTGAACATTGTGTGATAGTCAAAGAAGGTCAGTGTGTTACCTGCAAGCTTATCAGGGATCCATGAGCAAACACACTGTATGTTTTACAGATCTTTGTTCCCAAATAGGCATAGTTTTGCAGACAGTAGCAATTTTGGGGTGAAGGGCACCAACATTTTCTTATCAATTCTCTTCTCAGTATTTTATCATATGCCAGCTTTATTCATTCAGGCATTTAGAACTTCAAGATATTTGTAATGCCCTTGTGATCATGCAAGACAAGGTGAAAATTACGCCGGAGCTATggagtgtaatacatgtactaaaagaatgtgaattaaaaaatcaagtcCTTTTTCTTTTGACATTATCTGATATGAAAACTGTTGTCCAATTTATAGTTTTACCACTCAgtatttaaaataatcttatcacaaataaagaaaagacatcattgtaattatatcaaacatatttatACCCCCAATTTAAAGGAGAGGGGGTTACCCTgttgtgtctgtctgtccactACAAATTTCTGTTGCATTTTTCTCCGCAACTGTTAATTCAATAttaactttctgttaaatgttgatattgttattttgtatattcacatcagagcaggGGGATCGTTTGTGAGCAATGGCTTAcagatttcttgttttttttctttcagatggCATCAGAATCTGTTATTCAAACTGAATTTAAGTTCACTGGATATGGAAAGAATTATGTTAAGCTCTTGTATCTTCGAAGAGATGGAGACATTCATTTTGTCAAGGAGCTAGAGGTCAGCACAGAGTTGACCTTGAACAATGTCAAGGACTATACGCATGGTGATAACAGTGACATCATAGCTACTGACTCCCAGAAAAATACAGTATATGTTATGGCTAAACAACATGGGGTATGTATAGAGGAGGATCACCTATTGGTTTGTGATGATGCCAAAGCTAATAAAAATGTACTGGTACCTGTATTCATATACACTTACAATTTGACGACActgaaataataatattatcagAACGAATTATATTCTAGTTACAACTAAATATACAATAAGCATGTATgtcttttatagtttattcaTGAGTCATAACATACAACTCCTTATTTTTTCCACTGTTAGGTGAAAAGTGCGGAGAGATTTGCCTTGCAACTGTGTGAGCATTTTCTAAGAAAATATCGCCATGTAACAAGAGCAAAGGTCTACATAGAAGAGGCACCATGGAAACGCATGGAGATTGTAAGTTTGAACAACTTGCTTTTTATACTTACTGTTTTAATGACAGTCTGATAAGACCATCCCCTTTTCCTTACACTCACCAGGGTCTGACAGGTATTGATAATTTAAGGTCGTCTTTACACAACCTCTACATTTAAATATAATCTAAATGTACCCCAACCAATTACATAGTGTTAgtacataattttatttgttttatgagaTGTTTAAGTCTTGAATACTGGATGTTACATAGAATACAtgcatgaattaatttttctgTCTCCTTGTGAAGGGTTCCAATAGATTTTCTAAAGCAGTGAAAGCTCTTCTTGATGGGTCAGAAGTAAAGGTCATGTGAAGATGACCTCCTATTGATACCTGTCAGACCCTGACAAGTGTAAGAAGAAGGGGGTGGTTTTAATCGGACTGCTTTGATGATTATATTGATTGTTATTGTTATTAGAATGTCACTGTGTGACATTGCATGACATGTACTACAGCATGCACattgttttcagttttaaatacCGGTACATGGAATGTTGTCTATTGGCATGATCTAATAATATTAGACTAATATCAAACTGAATATGAATTTTGATCCAATGCTTTGCTTGCTTAAATTCAGAAAGGTGGTAATGTACTAGTGTAAACAAGttaacttttttctttgatatttttaatacaagaaaaaagaattatataaGTTGATGAACATAACACAGAGAGTAGGGATtgcctttatttatttatttgcttattttgatttattttgcatGCAATAAACAGTGTTTTACTGTGCCTTTTGTAATCTAGGGAGGCCAACAGCATGTTCATGCTTTCCTTCTGAGTCATGAAGCCAAGCATGTGTGTGAAGTAGAGCAATATAGGGATGGTATGTAACACTTTATGGGGGCTTATGTTACTGGGGATTTGGGACAAAATGGTAGAGACTAGTGGGGATATCTTATAGAATTAAAGAAGGATTTCAAGgataagattttcaaaaaagttaatATTGAGTGAATGCTGCTTTAGATATAAAGTTATCATATACTGACCGGTACTCAATACATACACCGgtatatattcaaacattttaaatacaaaaagtgaACCTTTATAAGgtctttaaaaactttaatatgtaattatttgttttaataccAGTGATTTAAACATGTTGTGGCTAATTAAGAAGGACATTGTTTTATTAAGTAGGACTCTGTTTAATTGTGTATATATAGAGAGGCCTACCATATGGACAGCCCTAAGTGGTATGAAGGTAATGAAGACCACACAGTCAGCATTCAAGAACTTTGTCTCTGACGAGTTCAGAACTCTGCCCGATGCTGACGACCGCCTGTTCTGTACCATCGTCCAGTGTAAATGGTGGTACAACACATCAGCTGTCAACTTTGAAAGGGCCTGGTGAGAAACCATCTGGTTTTCAAGAATATTCCAAATATTCAAAAGAGGAAAAATGTAGAGAATTTTTATACCCAGCCTTTTGTGTATCATGTTGTTCATAGAGAGGGAAAATAGACAACATTTAAGCTGAAATAATACTGGTACTGTAGATGGCAGTTTACAATTCTTAGATCAATAGTCTTTACAAGGTTATATCAAGGTACAGTATATCAAGTGAATTTtcttacaatttgatttaagaTAAAACTTAGATTTGGCTTTATTTTCAGGGAGGGAGTCAAAAGCATTATTCTAGAAATCTTTGCTGGCCCAGCTGACAGGGGAGAGTACTCTCCCTCAGTACAGAACACCCTCTACCTTACCGCCCAGaaagttcttgagaaaatgccAGAGGTAAGCAGACAACCCagtaatcaaattttttttttttaatttacaaagatTATGCTGTGACTTTTGCTTGATTTCTCATTGCgaagtattttatcttttttttcaggtGGAAAAAGTCTACATAAATCTGCCAAATGTGCACTACTTTGGAGTAGACTACAACAGATTTCCAAAGATTGATTTTGTGAGAAATGATGACAATGTAAGGTTTATACTGAATCATTTGTGATTGTCAACAAGTCAAATTTAGTTGCACATGAGTACTTTAGATTTCTGATTAaacatgaggaattaatatccgcgtaaaatagTGAGAAGTACCCCTTGTGAAtattaaaatcttgcttttatttttttaaggttaaGAATGATAAGAGATTAAGATAAAAACTCTGCAGTTTGTATCGAAACACAAGAATATTAAATTGCATTTGagattttatattaattctcttgtttttattcaaaacagcaggatcgcagaattaagtacttgcataaaataaggaatctacagtagtgTTAGATAGATGTCATTGTTCTTGAATTTTATAATacaattgtaatacatgtatgatcaaGTAAAAAGAAGTTTTCGTACATTTTTATAGTCtggttttgatatttatattgaCTTTTGTTTTTCAATCATTTGTCTCAGTTTGATCTCTTATGTAAATTATCTTACAGGTGTATATGCCCACTGATAAGCCATCAGGAAACATTAATGCAACAATAGCTAGGAAACCCAAATCCAGACTCTGAATTTCTAGCAGATGAACAGAAACATCCCATGCTAGTCCTATTAGTGCTAGAGCCTATAAGAGGTTAATGCCAAATGTAGTTCATTTTCTGTGtaattttagtttaattttctttctatcaatttaaacatatatatgtcTTTTCAATGGCTTAGTGAGTCGAAAGTAGACTGTATTCAGttgtgtttaaaaagaaattcaaaatgattacTCTTGGGAAAGCAGATTGATTAGATGGGCTAAATCAAATTGAGAAATAAGGAAGTGATGAATTAGTTTTAAGTGAGAATGAGTGtctatgtttttgttttgacacAAATCTAGTTAGTGATCTGACCCCCAGTCCTCAATTTACTTGTGTTTTGTgtttttgattaattatataaatacaaaaatgtacattcTTGATGTCAAAGtctgtattttgttatatatcTCACACTAACATCTGACTAAagtctttatttaaatatcatataattttctttggcttgaaagagaaaaaatgaaaacattatttcaaGTATTAGTCATTCTagataatttctttttctgtcagtaaatatatttaatacagCAATTTTGCATGGCTGCCCTGTCATTTACAAGTACTGTTCAGAGTCAATTAAACTGAAAATAAGAATACAGCCTTTTACAtgaatgtattgttttatctaTAGATGCATGAtgatgttttgtttctgatCTACAGCAGATAATGTAGTTTCTGACTAATTAGAGACTCTAGTTAAGGATCAGTATTTGGTATTGTGATGTAAACAGTATTACTTGAAATCCTTTTCCACTTCACTTGTCCTTATGGTTGATAACCtgttaatgtgtttaaaatcCTCTGTTATAAATTCATAACCAGTGTACAATTTCTTGAGATAAAGTGAGTGGAATTAATTCAAtagtgatacatgtaaaatacagtgggttttttttcttgtacatataATCATTTGAATGATT
The nucleotide sequence above comes from Magallana gigas chromosome 2, xbMagGiga1.1, whole genome shotgun sequence. Encoded proteins:
- the LOC105344267 gene encoding uricase; protein product: MASESVIQTEFKFTGYGKNYVKLLYLRRDGDIHFVKELEVSTELTLNNVKDYTHGDNSDIIATDSQKNTVYVMAKQHGVKSAERFALQLCEHFLRKYRHVTRAKVYIEEAPWKRMEIGGQQHVHAFLLSHEAKHVCEVEQYRDERPTIWTALSGMKVMKTTQSAFKNFVSDEFRTLPDADDRLFCTIVQCKWWYNTSAVNFERAWEGVKSIILEIFAGPADRGEYSPSVQNTLYLTAQKVLEKMPEVEKVYINLPNVHYFGVDYNRFPKIDFVRNDDNVYMPTDKPSGNINATIARKPKSRL